The Mesorhizobium shangrilense genome segment TTTCGCGCCGGTTCGAGCGCAAGGAGGCCGCGTGATAACCGCAACATCCACAGAAGTCGTTCTGAGCGTACGCGGCATCGAGAAGTCCTTCGGGACGCACCATGTCCTACGGGGCGTCGACCTTGACGTCCGCCGCGGTGAGGTGGTCTGTCTGATCGGCGCCAGCGGCTCGGGCAAGACCTCGCTGCTGCGCTGCATGAACTTGTTGTTGGAGCCCGACCAGGGCGAGATCCTCATCGAGGGCGCGCCCCTTTTCCGCTGCACGGCGACCGCGCGGCTGAAGCTCTCTAACGCGCAGGTAAACGCCGCGCGCGTGAAGACCGGCATGGTGTTCCAGAACTTCAACTTGTTTCCTCACCGTACCGCGTTGCAGAACATCATCGAAGCCCCGCTGGTGGTGAAGAAAGTGCCGCGCGCCGAAGCCGAGGTACAGGCTCACGAACTCCTCACCCGCATGGGTCTTCCCGACGCCGGGCATAAATACCCGTCACAGTTGTCGGGCGGCCAGCAGCAGCGGATCGCCATCGCCCGCGCACTTGCCATGCAGCCCACCATCATGCTGTTCGACGAGCCGACATCGGCGCTG includes the following:
- a CDS encoding amino acid ABC transporter ATP-binding protein, with protein sequence MTATSTEVVLSVRGIEKSFGTHHVLRGVDLDVRRGEVVCLIGASGSGKTSLLRCMNLLLEPDQGEILIEGAPLFRCTATARLKLSNAQVNAARVKTGMVFQNFNLFPHRTALQNIIEAPLVVKKVPRAEAEVQAHELLTRMGLPDAGHKYPSQLSGGQQQRIAIARALAMQPTIMLFDEPTSALDPELVGDVLAAIRQLAADGMTMVIVTHEIGFAYELADRVVFMDQGVVAASGAPRELLLSGANPRLAAFVGRFTEQARLLGPLTAAADAPSTKLPTKDNRSWPM